A part of Brassica rapa cultivar Chiifu-401-42 chromosome A05, CAAS_Brap_v3.01, whole genome shotgun sequence genomic DNA contains:
- the LOC103866375 gene encoding uncharacterized protein LOC103866375 has product MKIRYWQKSRGYERVDGSAKRAKSGGRNVKRVKFDPTRKRRFWRIKIVPKLRVLKKASPKKLLTWLRDAYVNMMLSFANSRVIESSYGFGEYGYGSGLASREYDEKKLVEIYKSMLMAQGSLVHRDVPKLSADSIKLSPLM; this is encoded by the coding sequence ATGAAGATAAGGTATTGGCAGAAGTCTAGAGGATACGAAAGGGTTGATGGATCGGCGAAGAGGGCCAAATCTGGTGGGAGAAACGTAAAGCGAGTCAAGTTTGATCCCACCCGGAAGAGACGGTTTTGGAGGATCAAGATAGTGCCGAAGCTGAGGGTCTTGAAAAAGGCGTCGCCTAAGAAGCTTTTAACGTGGCTTCGAGATGCTTACGTCAATATGATGCTGAGCTTCGCCAATTCTCGGGTCATTGAGTCGTCTTACGGGTTCGGTGAATATGGGTACGGGTCGGGGTTAGCGTCGAGGGAGTATGATGAGAAGAAGCTGGTGGAGATTTACAAATCCATGTTGATGGCGCAGGGGTCTCTCGTACACCGCGACGTACCTAAGCTTTCGGCTGATTCTATAAAACTCTCACCTCTTATGTAA
- the LOC103866376 gene encoding uncharacterized protein LOC103866376: MAGQVGYGSGSGQRTYVVDRRTEIVSGKGYGVGGSNQIYGTQDFPPSLQTPPGEVAARRSNASSTRPSWGVNDAEMKRKKRIARYKAYTVEGKVKSTFKNGFRWIKNKCYQIVHGF; encoded by the coding sequence ATGGCCGGCCAAGTTGGGTATGGATCCGGGTCGGGTCAGAGAACCTACGTCGTTGACCGGAGGACAGAAATCGTGAGCGGTAAAGGCTACGGCGTTGGAGGAAGTAATCAGATCTACGGGACTCAAGATTTTCCTCCGTCTTTGCAGACTCCGCCGGGAGAAGTGGCGGCGCGTAGGAGCAATGCATCGTCGACGAGGCCGTCTTGGGGTGTAAACGATGcggagatgaagaggaagaagagaatcgCGAGGTATAAAGCTTATACTGTGGAAGGAAAAGTTAAATCGACTTTCAAGAATGGATTCCGATGGATTAAGAATAAGTGTTATCAGATTGTTCATGGTTTTTGA
- the LOC103866377 gene encoding protein disulfide-isomerase like 2-1: MAKSQIWFGLALVALLVVSAVADDVVVLTEDSFEKEVGKDKGALVEFYAPWCGHCKKLAPEYEKLAASFKKAKSVLIAKVDCDEHKGVCTKYDVSGYPTIKWFPKGSLEPQKYEGPRNAEALAEFVNKEGGTNVKLAAVPQNVVVLTPDNFDEIVLDQNKDVLVEFYAPWCGHCKSLAPVYEKVATVFKQEDGVVIANLDADAHKSLGEKYGVSGFPTLKFFPKDNKAGQDYDGGRDLDDFVTFINEKVGTSRDSKGQLTSKAGVVESLDALVKELVAASEDEKKAILSRIEEEASNLKGSTARYGKLYSSLAKKYIEKGSGYATKEAERLGRVLSKSMSPVKADELTLKRNILNTFVASS; the protein is encoded by the exons ATGGCGAAATCTCAGATCTGGTTTGGCTTAGCCTTGGTGGCGTTGCTGGTGGTGTCAGCTGTAGCGGACGATGTGGTTGTGCTGACGGAGGATAGCTTTGAGAAGGAGGTTGGTAAAGATAAAGGAGCTCTCGTCGAGTTTTACGCTCCCTG GTGTGGGCACTGCAAGAAACTAGCTCCAGAGTATGAAAAGCTTGCTGCCAGCTTCAAGAAGGCTAAGTCTGTCTTGATTGCTAAG GTTGATTGTGATGAGCATAAGGGTGTCTGCACTAAGTATGATGTTAGTGGATATCCCACTATTAAGTGGTTCCCTAAAGGCTCCCTTGAACCCCAAAA GTACGAGGGTCCACGCAATGCTGAAGCTTTGGCTGAATTTGTCAACAAGGAAGGAG GTACCAATGTCAAACTAGCTGCAGTTCCACAGAATGTAGTTGTGTTAACACCTGATAACTTCGATGAGATTGTACTGGATCAGAACAAAGATGTCTTGGTCGAGTTTTATGCACCATG GTGCGGCCACTGCAAGTCCCTCGCTCCT GTATATGAAAAGGTAGCCACGGTGTTTAAGCAGGAAGATGGTGTAGTCATAGCCAACTTGGATGCTGATGCACACAAGAGCCTTGGCGAGAA GTATGGAGTAAGTGGATTCCCAACATTAAAGTTCTTCCCAAAGGACAACAAAGCCGGTCAAGATTATGACGGTGGACGGGATTTGGATGACTTTGTAACCTTCATCAATGAGAAAGTTGGAACCAGCAGAGACAGTAAAGGGCAGCTTACTTCAaag GCTGGTGTAGTTGAAAGCTTAGATGCGTTGGTAAAGGAGCTAGTTGCAGCCAGTGAAGATGAGAAGAAGGCAATCTTGTCTCGCATTGAAGAGGAAGCTAGTAACCTTAAGGGCTCCACAGCAAG GTATGGAAAGCTTTACTCGTCACTCGCAAAGAAGTACATAGAAAAAGGTTCAGGATATGCTACCAAAGAAGCTGAGCGGCTTGGACGCGTCCTTAGCAAG TCGATGAGTCCGGTGAAAGCTGATGAGTTGACTCTCAAGAGAAACATCCTGAACACGTTCGTTGCTTCTTCTTAG